The proteins below come from a single Verrucomicrobiota bacterium genomic window:
- a CDS encoding DNA photolyase: MLSKRFSHVYLEEGAEAYPLTRTILDRLPNATVVSVANYMDVFGRSGQDFQVQKQSPKLILARKKDKFIYDGSMASQDFGYRNFYYNSLLLNCVYNCDYCYLQGMYPSGNMVVFVNEDDFYQATLKAIDFRAFPEEPLYLCISYDTDLLAYENVVPYTTRFIEFTREYEDMVIEIRTKSANWRPLEDVLPNERCILAWTLSPPEVALKYEKFTPSPDQRIQAIKQCLDRGWPVRLCFDPVLKINNWEEIYRSFFKDVFKRLPADKIRDVSLGVFRMNADYFKRIKKQRTDSDILFYPFENSQSFVSYPQVERSHMIETLKAVLLNYLPTEKIETWT, translated from the coding sequence ATGTTGTCAAAACGGTTTTCACACGTCTATTTGGAAGAGGGAGCCGAAGCGTATCCTCTTACTCGGACCATTCTGGACCGACTACCCAATGCTACCGTTGTGAGTGTGGCAAACTATATGGATGTCTTCGGGCGATCGGGTCAGGATTTTCAGGTTCAAAAGCAGAGCCCAAAATTGATCCTGGCACGGAAAAAGGATAAGTTCATCTATGACGGTTCGATGGCCAGCCAGGATTTCGGTTATAGAAATTTCTACTACAATTCACTGCTTCTCAACTGCGTTTACAATTGTGACTATTGTTACCTGCAAGGGATGTATCCGAGCGGTAACATGGTCGTTTTCGTCAATGAAGATGATTTTTATCAAGCGACCTTAAAGGCCATTGATTTTCGTGCATTCCCAGAGGAACCATTGTATCTTTGTATTTCTTACGACACGGATCTTTTAGCCTACGAAAACGTGGTGCCTTACACGACCCGTTTTATAGAATTCACCCGTGAGTATGAAGATATGGTAATCGAAATCCGTACGAAAAGCGCCAACTGGCGGCCTCTTGAGGACGTGCTGCCCAATGAGCGCTGTATATTGGCGTGGACCCTTTCTCCGCCAGAAGTCGCGCTAAAATATGAAAAGTTTACGCCGTCTCCGGATCAAAGAATTCAGGCGATCAAGCAGTGTTTGGACCGCGGTTGGCCTGTCCGTCTTTGCTTTGATCCGGTTTTAAAAATAAACAACTGGGAGGAAATTTATCGGTCCTTTTTTAAAGATGTTTTTAAGCGCTTGCCAGCGGATAAAATCCGTGATGTGAGTCTCGGCGTTTTTCGAATGAACGCGGATTATTTTAAACGTATCAAAAAACAGCGGACCGACTCCGACATCTTATTTTATCCTTTTGAAAACAGCCAATCTTTTGTGTCTTACCCTCAAGTTGAGCGATCTCATATGATCGAAACGTTGAAGGCGGTATTGCTGAATTATTTACCGACTGAAAAAATTGAAACATGGACATAG
- a CDS encoding SDR family NAD(P)-dependent oxidoreductase has product MDIAIVTGADTRTGLAISRKLIEIGCRVYGLVNDIKSLSLEHSDFVPVTCDLTNTEQLTQVFEEILDKEKDIYVLVNHAKCLHLAQHEKQELNDLEALVRTNLLCPLILTRLVMPSLIRLRGYVVNIGFPNSLGTQKLGSAFLSTELALQEFSERLFEEVRQDGVKVCSLVLDTANAEAILGEGFNERDNHDLIVSAEATAQAVEYVVSQKSDSVISRLVVRPQKREPDAKDRISARKIPQPNPFIVRKPGGKVVIGRLQKEVEPESIKKAPATYMDIAREMAAEEALNPQPSRKRGDIRELNRDAESGSTSGDSGSNTSNDKSGPQRNRRRQRRRGRRRGKVDSQTQDSGNRNQDTTASPQRNNYEKPQSQQQVPIRNQSQTPAPENTDNSRVKDQKLAKKRPTKNVVRATPVGERPTRKKSPSAKNTAAVKSNDQKFSKKPPTKKVAKESPAEKSASRSVPAKPAVKVKQVVEPPVGQMSVKEKIPKKRIVRKVAKKTPKKPSISKPKES; this is encoded by the coding sequence ATGGACATAGCCATTGTAACAGGTGCTGACACCCGAACCGGCCTAGCGATATCTCGAAAGCTCATTGAGATCGGGTGCCGCGTCTACGGTCTGGTAAACGATATTAAATCCTTATCGCTTGAACACTCGGACTTCGTTCCGGTTACTTGCGACCTCACAAATACGGAGCAACTTACGCAGGTTTTTGAGGAGATACTCGATAAGGAGAAGGACATTTATGTGTTGGTTAACCACGCCAAGTGCCTTCATTTGGCCCAGCATGAGAAGCAAGAGTTAAACGATCTGGAGGCCTTGGTTCGGACCAATCTCCTGTGCCCGTTGATTTTGACACGTCTGGTCATGCCTTCTCTTATTCGTCTTAGGGGTTATGTAGTTAATATTGGTTTCCCCAATTCATTGGGTACTCAAAAATTGGGGAGTGCCTTTCTATCTACGGAGCTCGCCCTACAGGAATTTTCGGAACGACTTTTCGAAGAAGTCCGGCAGGATGGTGTTAAGGTATGTTCTTTGGTTCTCGATACTGCCAATGCTGAAGCCATTTTGGGCGAAGGGTTCAACGAGCGAGATAATCACGACCTTATTGTTAGCGCCGAAGCGACTGCCCAAGCGGTTGAGTACGTCGTAAGCCAGAAGAGTGATTCAGTGATATCACGTCTTGTGGTTAGGCCACAAAAGCGTGAGCCGGATGCGAAAGATCGAATTTCAGCCAGAAAAATTCCGCAACCTAACCCTTTCATTGTCAGGAAACCTGGGGGGAAAGTGGTGATCGGGCGTCTGCAAAAAGAAGTTGAACCCGAATCGATCAAAAAGGCTCCTGCAACTTACATGGATATTGCCCGCGAAATGGCTGCGGAAGAAGCGCTTAATCCTCAACCCTCACGCAAACGCGGAGATATACGGGAACTTAATCGCGATGCAGAATCCGGATCGACAAGCGGTGACTCAGGTTCAAATACAAGCAACGACAAATCAGGGCCTCAGCGAAATCGAAGGCGCCAACGTAGGCGCGGTCGCCGCAGAGGGAAAGTGGATTCTCAAACTCAGGATTCTGGTAACCGTAATCAGGACACAACTGCTTCACCTCAAAGAAATAATTACGAAAAGCCTCAATCCCAGCAACAGGTTCCAATACGAAATCAAAGCCAGACTCCTGCTCCTGAGAATACCGATAATTCAAGAGTAAAAGATCAAAAGCTGGCGAAAAAACGACCCACAAAGAATGTTGTTAGAGCAACACCAGTTGGGGAAAGGCCTACAAGAAAGAAATCTCCGTCAGCAAAGAATACGGCTGCTGTGAAATCAAATGATCAAAAATTCTCCAAAAAACCACCGACGAAGAAAGTTGCTAAAGAGTCGCCGGCGGAAAAAAGTGCGTCGAGATCAGTTCCTGCAAAGCCAGCAGTGAAGGTAAAGCAGGTAGTCGAACCCCCTGTGGGGCAAATGTCTGTGAAAGAAAAGATTCCCAAGAAACGAATCGTCAGAAAAGTCGCGAAAAAAACGCCAAAGAAGCCGTCGATCTCTAAGCCGAAGGAGTCTTAA
- a CDS encoding gamma-glutamylcyclotransferase, whose protein sequence is MKSKEIACVFVYGTLKPGGFYHDRFCGSFHFETEEAFVDGRLFDFPHLGYPGALQEKGSRIRGFILRFSHPETEVLAKLDMLEGYDPERTEDLNEYYRKRISVFKEENDTEASEKAWCYFMTLKKIESYGGVWLPNGSWPIKTPSA, encoded by the coding sequence ATGAAGAGCAAAGAAATAGCCTGCGTATTTGTCTACGGGACCCTAAAGCCAGGTGGGTTTTATCATGATCGCTTTTGTGGCTCGTTCCATTTCGAGACCGAGGAAGCTTTTGTTGACGGACGCCTGTTTGATTTTCCTCACTTGGGGTACCCTGGAGCGCTCCAGGAAAAAGGCTCAAGGATTCGTGGTTTCATTTTGAGATTCAGCCATCCTGAAACAGAAGTATTAGCCAAACTCGACATGTTGGAGGGTTATGACCCTGAAAGAACTGAGGACCTCAACGAATACTACCGTAAACGCATATCTGTATTTAAAGAAGAGAATGACACTGAGGCATCAGAAAAAGCTTGGTGCTATTTCATGACCCTCAAAAAGATTGAATCATATGGAGGAGTCTGGCTTCCGAATGGCTCTTGGCCGATTAAGACTCCTTCGGCTTAG